In Synechococcus sp. UW69, a single genomic region encodes these proteins:
- the cbiB gene encoding adenosylcobinamide-phosphate synthase CbiB yields MNSGAMGSLLILGAALLDQLIGDPSRMLHPVVVMGWWIRQLRCRVEQWAGEHPIKLRFGGGLITLILVPGSALAGWSVERLLWLPSPWQWLGIAVVTLSLASALAARSLTDSVLAVLNALPPSADGNLEPARQKLGWIVGRDVQNLDQAGLLRAAAETASENAVDGVFAPLFWMGIGALLWMGMPSGPGPLALAWAFKASSTLDSMLGYRTGRLRWLGTAGARLDDLLTWLPCRLVMLTLPLVCPPWTRWAQRVQLAERDGAADPSPNAGRSEAIYAHCIGIQLGGENRYGERRVLKPVLGAGQPTANVHLVRCVLNASGRLETLWLSAFVISQLVISL; encoded by the coding sequence ATGAACTCAGGAGCGATGGGAAGCCTGCTGATCCTCGGGGCAGCCCTCTTGGATCAGCTGATCGGTGACCCGAGCCGGATGCTCCATCCCGTGGTGGTGATGGGCTGGTGGATCCGGCAGCTGCGGTGCAGGGTCGAGCAATGGGCTGGGGAGCATCCCATCAAGCTGCGCTTCGGGGGTGGACTGATCACCTTGATCCTGGTGCCTGGCAGCGCCCTTGCGGGCTGGAGCGTGGAGCGCCTGCTCTGGCTTCCCTCCCCATGGCAGTGGCTTGGCATCGCAGTTGTGACCCTGAGCCTTGCCAGCGCCCTGGCGGCCCGCAGCCTGACGGACAGCGTGCTGGCGGTACTGAACGCCCTTCCGCCATCGGCAGATGGCAACCTCGAACCGGCACGCCAGAAGCTGGGCTGGATCGTTGGACGAGACGTGCAGAACTTGGATCAAGCTGGGCTGCTCCGAGCTGCAGCCGAAACAGCCTCAGAAAACGCTGTAGATGGCGTGTTCGCACCGTTGTTCTGGATGGGCATCGGTGCGTTGCTCTGGATGGGCATGCCCTCAGGCCCAGGACCACTTGCTCTGGCCTGGGCCTTCAAGGCCAGCAGCACGCTCGATTCCATGCTCGGCTATCGCACGGGTCGCCTGCGCTGGCTGGGAACGGCGGGTGCACGCCTGGATGATCTGCTCACCTGGCTGCCCTGCCGTCTGGTCATGCTGACGTTGCCCCTCGTCTGTCCTCCATGGACGCGCTGGGCGCAACGGGTGCAGTTAGCGGAACGGGATGGAGCGGCAGACCCATCACCGAATGCAGGTCGCTCAGAAGCGATTTACGCCCACTGCATCGGGATCCAACTTGGCGGGGAAAACCGTTATGGAGAGCGCCGGGTTCTGAAACCGGTGCTTGGGGCTGGCCAGCCAACGGCCAACGTGCACCTCGTCAGATGTGTGCTCAACGCATCAGGGCGTCTTGAGACCCTCTGGCTGAGTGCTTTTGTGATCAGCCAGCTGGTGATCAGTCTCTAA